AACATAAGAAAATTACTTGCCGGGATTATGAAACAATTTCCGGGAAATGTTTCAACCTTTAGAGCATTGCGGACAATCTGGTAGAATGGAATGTTGAGTTTTTCTCCATAAAATCTACCTGCTTTACTAATATCAGTATCGTTATCCTTTGTCTCAAACAGGCAAACAGGATGATTGTCTTTTACCATGACAAAATCAACTTCCCGCTTTTCCCTGTCACGAAGATACCGTATTTCAAAATTCCCCAGGCCGGTTTCTGTCATTCTTGTTGCCATGCGTATAAGGAAAAGTATCGTCCAACCAGTGAGTCTCCAGACTTTTGAAAATGGCCGAGCCTGGCGGAACCTGTAACAAGAAGCTGCATTCTTTCGCGATTAATGTCATAAAAACCTTTAAGAATATTCCTCCATTCAGTATGCTTATGAATCTCATCAAACACGAAAGGAACGGGATTGTTCTTGAATTTCTCATCGATAATGTTCCGAAAATAGAGTGGATTTTTTTTGTACTTTGCCATTAATGATGGGTCATCCCAGTTGAAGTATGTGTCTTCCGAGCCGACAGATCCAAGCCACTTCTGAGCGAAGGTAGTTTTTCCCACCTGCCTGGGACCAGTCAGAAATATCATCTTTCCTGCTGTTATTTCAGGATCAAATATATATTTACCAATTAATCGTTCCATGGCGCTTATTATCCATATCGCTGGAATATTGTCAAGACTATTTTCCATAGTTATGGAATATTAGCGTAGGAGTGTAATTATGAATAGAATGAAATCGTTAATTAAACTACATGGCAACGCAAAGTTGTAAAAAATACCACAACAAAG
Above is a window of Syntrophales bacterium DNA encoding:
- a CDS encoding AAA family ATPase; the encoded protein is MERLIGKYIFDPEITAGKMIFLTGPRQVGKTTFAQKWLGSVGSEDTYFNWDDPSLMAKYKKNPLYFRNIIDEKFKNNPVPFVFDEIHKHTEWRNILKGFYDINRERMQLLVTGSARLGHFQKSGDSLVGRYFSLYAWQQE